The following proteins come from a genomic window of Triticum aestivum cultivar Chinese Spring chromosome 6A, IWGSC CS RefSeq v2.1, whole genome shotgun sequence:
- the LOC123127456 gene encoding NADPH-dependent pterin aldehyde reductase: MTAGPKSGGGGAAAARAAAAGPRTVLITGVSRGLGRALALELARRGHAVVGCGRSADPIRSLEAEMGSPSRHFLTVADVRSDSSMGELAKAVVERKQIPDIIVNNAGTINKNNKTWNVPAEEFDTVVDTNIKGTANVLRHFVPLMIQKKHGMIINLSSGWGRSAAAEVAPYCASKWAIEGLTRSLAKELPPGLAAIALSPGVVNTDMLTSCFGSSAALYQSTEQWAPKAATMILSLSLEDNGASLTV; encoded by the exons ATGACGGCGGGGCCTaagagcggcgggggcggcgcggcagCCGCGCGAGCGGCCGCTGCGGGGCCGAGGACGGTGCTCATCACGGGGGTCAGCCGGGGGCTGGGCCGAGCTTTAGCTCTGGAGCTCGCGCGCCGGGGGCACGCCGTCGTCGGCTGCGGCCGCTCCGCCGATCCCATCCGCTCCCTCGAGGCCGAGATGGGTTCCCCGTCTCGCCACTTTCTCACCGTCGCTGACGTC AGGTCTGACAGCAGCATGGGTGAATTGGCAAAGGCTGTTGTGGAAAGGAAGCAAATTCCTGATATCATAG TAAACAATGCTGGTACAATAAACAAGAATAACAAAACGTGGAATGTTCCAGCAGAAGAATTTGATACGGTGGTTGATACAAATATTAAAGGAACAGCAAATGTACTTCGCCATTTTGTACCACTTATGATACAGAAGAAACATGGGATGATAATCAATTTATCCTCTGGTTGGGGAAGGTCTGCTGCTGCAGAG GTTGCACcatattgtgcttcaaagtgggCTATTGAAGGTTTAACACGCTCATTAGCAAAGGAGTTGCCTCCTGGATTGGCAGCAATTGCTCTTAGCCCTGGTGTTGTGAATACCGACATGCTTACTTCATGCTTTGGAAGTTCAGCTGCGTTATACCAATCTACTGAGCAATG GGCACCCAAGGCAGCCACAATGATTCTAAGCCTTTCACTGGAAGATAATGGTGCCTCACTAACTGTATGA